CCAACGAAAAGGTTTACCAAGTCCTTTGTCTTTCAGCAGCTGCACTAACTCATGAGCGTCGATCGAGACATTCTGTAGTTGATATTTGGTTTTCGGGTTTGggctttcggtgccggtgtcgtTGGGAAATAGTTCGGTCAGCACGGTGTCCAGTGAAAGTACATCACCGGCTGCTACCCCTGACAGTTGGAATTCTACCAACGCGCAGTTCATTGTCACAATGTTCATATTGGGCAGATAGGAAAAGGTCATCGCTAGTCCCGGCCCAGGAGCACCACCcgtggatcgatttttcactCGGATTGTCACCGTTACGCAGAGCGGATGTGCCTTGAACAGACTCTCGCGCTTCTGTTCGGTCAAGTTCGTTTTTGTCTGACTGCGATGGTGGCGTTTTTTGGTGCCTCGTTCGAGCTCGTGTTCGTTGTCATCATTATCAGAATCTGCCCGGTCTCGGTTGCTTCCGGAATCGTTTCCACACTGGCTACTGGCTTCGTGTTGTAACATAGTTTCGATCTGTTTGGCTTCCTCTTCGTCGCCATGAATCGAGGTTGACAAAAGGTTATCtataaaatgatgaaaaaggCCATTAAAATGGATAGGCGTTCAACAATTACGCTAGACGTTACCGCAAGCGTCTCCGTAGGCGGTGACATTGGCATACAGGAGGTACAAAGGTTGAGCCAGTAACCGAACGTTTTTCTGTATTTCCCAGCCTTTTTCGATGGGCATTTGCAGTGCTTCTTGCAGCGGTCTCGTTGCCACCAGCAGATCTTGCAGACGGGGGGCCAGAGAATCAAGGCGCTCGGACTTGGCAACTATGTCCTTGTGCATCGCTTCTTTCAAGGTTTGCAGTTCCTTCAAGTGTGCATCCAGCTCCTTGCGCTGCTGCAGTTCCCACTCCAGACGTGCAATGCGGCGTGAATGCTCATCCGTCTTGGTCTTTTCCGGCTGTGAAACCGTTTTCGGGGCACGCTGATAAAACTCCTCCACCGGCACGAGTTCAATCTCTTCGTCCTGACTTTTGAAAAGGTAGCAACGCTGTACCTCGCGCTTCAAATGCTCCGCCTCGTACAGTAGGTTCTGCAACTGTAATCTGTTGCTGTCCACGCGTAGCTTCTCCTTATGCAGCGCCTCTCGACCGTCTCGGATGCGCACCTTGTCCAGCCGGTTTAACTTTTTAAGCAAGACGAAAGCCAGCGAACCCTCGATTCGTTTTTCGGCTATTTTCAATCTCGCTTCGTCGCTGTTTTCTGACTTCAGTTTGGCGATCTCGGCAAAGAGGTCTCTGAGTTCATCGCAAGTGGCGTGGAACAGTTGCGCATCTTTCACAGAAGACCGCTTGCCGGCTTCTTGCTCCTCAAACTCGACGGTGTTCTGCGATGGAAAAGAGTGCGATATGTTAAAACCGACACGCGATGGTTGGATGCACAAGTTTACCGCATAAACATCCTCCTTAGTAACTTTCGTTGTTACAGCCACTCCTTCGGCGTTACTGGTAGAGCTCGTCTTACGACGCTTTTTATCCGTTGCTATATCGCGTACCGTGGCTTCTAATTTGCTGACCATTGTCACCAATATGCCCAATAGTTTCCCCACAAAATGTGTTGTAAAAATGTGTCCGGCAAAACTGAGGCTTGCTTTTGTGGATAGTGTTTATTTCAAAGTCTCCAATTTTTCCTCCACTCTCTAATGATGTACGCAAGGTTCTTACATTAAGATTCACCCGTTTGCATCTCATTCGGTGGCGTGGATGACAACATTGAAATGTATTTATTTCAGCTTGTTCGCAATGCCGAACATTGCAGAGCAATTTTAGGAGGAAGTTATTATCCATAACTGTACAAACGattgtttaattttgcatGAATCCTCGGCATTCGATGGTAGAaataattttatgctgccggcaTCACAAAGGTATGCGTATCTTGGGCTTTTGTCATGTCAGGCACAATCCAGTTCTCGCTCTCATAACCATCTCTTTTTCACGCTCGTTTAGTCGATTCGTAGAGTTAAATATTCGCCGAAGTGTAGAGCATCGTTGCTTGTCAATTTGTTGATGCCGAAGAAGTAAAATGTACTAGGGTGTCGCAAAGGTTACTGCCCGAACGATTTTAGGTCTGTTTCTCACTGAATCATCTTACGCGGTGGTGAAAGACCGGTGATTGCCATGAGTGCGGAGTCCGACAGTGTGTTGCCGATTCATTCCGGTAGCGCCGATGAGACCAACAACAAGGCACCTAGCGACGATCCGTTGCCCCAACaggaacagcaacagcagcagcagcagcagtgtgctcCTGCCGCAGAAACGACCCCTGAGGATCAGGTTGCTACGCCTGTTTCAAACAGTAGAGCATCCGTGCCGGGGACAGCTTTGCCTGTGAAACCATTGAATCCGGCAGTCACTGTGAGTATGGTCTTGTGTGAACCTTGTTTGACCTTTCTTCTACCGTACACCGGGCTTGCACTGTTTCGGGCACCGTAATTTGTCTGATTCTCTAATATCTGATCACAGGAACTGTGGGTAGAAACGAAAACTGGCGAAGGGAAATCCTATTACTATCATGCCATCAGTCGCGAAACGACCTGGATACGTCCTGAAGGACCGGGAGTCAATGTTATGACCCAGGCCGAGGTGGAAGCCCTTAACAAGCAGCAGACGCAGCAGCCAAAGCCAAATGATCAGAAAGTAGCGTTAGACGGCCTTCCGGCGACTGCCAACACGCCATcaccggcagcagtagcagcagcaaccgtagCACTGCAACACACGGTACCACGGTTtacggggccaccaccgacgtTCGTCGCTGGCATGGCTCCGTTCGGTATGCCACCGCCAAACTTTCCCAACTTTCCTCCGTGGAACGCACCTCCGGTGAACAATGGTCAAACATGGTCGCTGGGACAGAACCATCCGTTAGATGCCACCAAGCAAGCCATGGCTGAAGTGAAGCT
The nucleotide sequence above comes from Anopheles bellator chromosome 1, idAnoBellAS_SP24_06.2, whole genome shotgun sequence. Encoded proteins:
- the LOC131206358 gene encoding THO complex subunit 5 homolog; the encoded protein is MVSKLEATVRDIATDKKRRKTSSTSNAEGVAVTTKVTKEDVYANTVEFEEQEAGKRSSVKDAQLFHATCDELRDLFAEIAKLKSENSDEARLKIAEKRIEGSLAFVLLKKLNRLDKVRIRDGREALHKEKLRVDSNRLQLQNLLYEAEHLKREVQRCYLFKSQDEEIELVPVEEFYQRAPKTVSQPEKTKTDEHSRRIARLEWELQQRKELDAHLKELQTLKEAMHKDIVAKSERLDSLAPRLQDLLVATRPLQEALQMPIEKGWEIQKNVRLLAQPLYLLYANVTAYGDACDNLLSTSIHGDEEEAKQIETMLQHEASSQCGNDSGSNRDRADSDNDDNEHELERGTKKRHHRSQTKTNLTEQKRESLFKAHPLCVTVTIRVKNRSTGGAPGPGLAMTFSYLPNMNIVTMNCALVEFQLSGVAAGDVLSLDTVLTELFPNDTGTESPNPKTKYQLQNVSIDAHELVQLLKDKGLGKPFRWVQELCGLEFIYPSYSGPRGHLLSGESGLTGATVGFHETIPSIIRAIRARWEARLQLYQQIYDLESKLIDTSINDEHGHPIRISSTLLQWSAITHEDYVASGTAGKFLDDAVATSSDLFFRAIVIRGSAKLECYICVPCRYPEESPLWSFSLNWNGKHTADRDSSVREMEYWCNSLADAEHRECLLPLQLKRAMSCLDIYLETEGPYYTPAEFVQDKSFLKPFRGRTRARPFRIAPNGGSSLFTQI